In Aedes albopictus strain Foshan chromosome 3, AalbF5, whole genome shotgun sequence, the following are encoded in one genomic region:
- the LOC109426479 gene encoding senecionine N-oxygenase, whose protein sequence is MVNDMVNDKKRTYCVIGAGTAGLCAARHALQAGGEVTVFEMASQLGGTWVFNEQVDKNEYGIDVHSSMYKGLKTNLPKEIMGYPDFPIPEQESSYIPAEDMLRFFKYFSDFFGITECIKFSHYVIRVKPTKDEKQWEVIVRDCPNDEFKTYYFDYVLVCNGHYHTPKLPNYPGLGVYKGKQMHSHDYRCNDPFVGETVLVIGAGPSGMDLAYEISKKAERVTLSHHLKDKPKTVFPDNVTLKNDVARLTETGVVFTDGTSQDFSVICYSTGYKYTFPFLSCDCGIIVEDNYVQKLYKHCINIRYPTMAFIGLPYYVCAAQMMDLQARFCIKFFSGEKQLPSQEEMEKDTNTEMEERWSRGMKKRQAHMMGPQEDRYYDDLARTAGVDPIKPVIKKLHKLCAFRFSEDLVNFRKDNFRIIDDETYVKVN, encoded by the exons ATGGTGAATGACATG GTCAACGACAAGAAACGCACCTACTGCGTGATCGGAGCCGGAACTGCCGGGCTATGTGCTGCACGTCATGCGCTCCAAGCCGGTGGGGAGGTGACCGTATTCGAAATGGCCAGCCAATTGGGAGGCACCTGGGTGTTCAACGAGCAGGTGGACAAGAACGAGTACGGCATCGATGTTCACTCGAGCATGTACAAGGGTTTGAAGACCAATCTGCCGAAGGAGATCATGGGCTATCCGGATTTCCCCATTCCGGAACAGGAAAGCAGTTACATCCCAGCGGAGGATATGTTGaggttcttcaaatatttctcggaTTTCTTCGGAATTACGGAGTGCATCAAATTCAGTCACTACGTGATCCGAGTGAAACCCACGAAGGATGAGAAGCAATGGGAGGTGATTGTTCGAGATTGTCCGAACGATGAGTTCAAGACGTACTACTTCGATTACGTACTGGTATGTAATGGACACTACCACACACCGAAGTTGCCGAACTATCCCGGATTGGGTGTATACAAAGGCAAGCAGATGCACAGCCACGATTATCGCTGCAACGATCCATTTGTCG GTGAAACCGTACTGGTAATTGGAGCAGGTCCTTCAGGTATGGATCTTGCCTACGAGATTTCCAAGAAGGCCGAACGGGTTACCTTGAGTCACCATCTCAAGGATAAGCCCAAAACAGTCTTTCCGGACAACGTAACGCTGAAGAATGATGTTGCTCGTTTGACCGAAACTGGAGTAGTTTTCACTGATGGCACATCCCAGGACTTCAGCGTGATTTGCTACAGCACTGGGTACAAATACACGTTTCCGTTCCTGAGCTGTGACTGTGGAATTATCGTGGAAGACAACTACGTTCAGAAACTCTACAAACACTGTATCAACATCCGCTATCCAACGATGGCGTTCATCGGGTTGCCCTACTACGTGTGCGCAGCCCAGATGATGGACTTGCAGGCTCGTTTCTGCATCAAGTTTTTCAGTGGAGAGAAGCAGTTGCCATCGCAGGAGGAAATGGAGAAGGATACAAACACAGAGATGGAGGAACGCTGGAGTAGGGGTATGAAGAAGCGTCAAGCTCATATGATGGGACCGCAGGAAGATCGTTACTACGATGATTTGGCCAGGACTGCAGGTGTGGATCCCATCAAGCCGGTCATCAAGAAGCTACACAAATTGTGCGCGTTCCGATTCAGTGAAGACTTAGTCAATTTCCGAAAAGACAACTTCAGAATCATTGACGACGAGACTTATGTGAAGGTCAACTGA